In Paenibacillus kyungheensis, the following are encoded in one genomic region:
- a CDS encoding DeoR/GlpR family DNA-binding transcription regulator, translated as MSSKNPKRQDTTSAAQRKLETLRILEAEGTVRVSGLSRRFQVTEETIRRDLERLEHEGAVVRTHGGAVFNRNREQYESPAVQRETQNLEEKKAIVEYALSLIEPGDVIALDASTTCLHLVKQLPNRSLTVLTYSLAIANELVQKTEINVIVIGGYLDRDSMANTGIHAEKMVESYHVDKFLFSCHGFDLTRGLTEPSEAHVQLKKKIIEISDELILLTDSTKFRRKSLVRLMGMEDLNRFVTDDQLPQEAIQDLQDMGVDVIVVE; from the coding sequence ATGAGCAGCAAGAATCCAAAGCGACAAGACACTACATCCGCAGCACAACGCAAGCTGGAGACGCTGCGAATTTTGGAAGCGGAAGGCACTGTGCGGGTATCCGGACTCAGTCGCCGTTTTCAAGTAACTGAAGAGACAATAAGACGTGATCTGGAACGTCTGGAACATGAAGGTGCTGTAGTTCGTACGCATGGCGGAGCCGTATTTAACCGTAATCGGGAACAATATGAATCTCCTGCTGTTCAGCGTGAGACACAGAACCTAGAAGAGAAAAAAGCAATTGTCGAATATGCCTTATCTTTGATTGAACCCGGTGATGTGATTGCGCTGGATGCAAGTACAACTTGCCTGCATTTGGTCAAACAATTGCCTAATCGATCATTAACTGTACTGACATATTCACTAGCGATTGCTAACGAATTGGTACAAAAAACCGAGATCAATGTGATTGTGATCGGAGGCTACCTGGATCGAGATTCAATGGCGAATACAGGGATTCATGCAGAGAAAATGGTCGAAAGTTATCATGTCGATAAATTTCTATTTTCCTGTCATGGCTTTGATTTAACACGCGGGTTAACCGAACCTTCTGAAGCACATGTACAATTAAAGAAAAAGATTATTGAGATTTCAGACGAATTGATTTTGTTAACAGACAGTACGAAGTTTCGCCGCAAATCATTAGTACGTCTGATGGGTATGGAAGATTTGAATCGTTTTGTAACCGATGATCAGTTGCCTCAAGAAGCGATTCAAGATTTACAAGATATGGGTGTGGATGTCATCGTTGTTGAGTAA
- the hxlB gene encoding 6-phospho-3-hexuloisomerase, translated as MNQVQSTATAEQIIAEISQVITQVPQETIQQLATQLVNSQRIFVTGEGRSGFMAKSFAMRLMHLGADSHVIGETVTPALAAGDLLIAVSGSGTTKAAVWTADKAKELGCHIVAVTTDESSPLGTLADTILHIPAATKYRREGEAPSIQPLGSLFDQCTHVLLDAVCLNYGQLKQVQHGDVFAKHSNVE; from the coding sequence ATGAACCAAGTTCAATCGACAGCAACCGCAGAGCAGATTATTGCTGAGATTAGTCAGGTGATCACGCAGGTTCCACAAGAAACGATCCAACAACTAGCTACTCAATTAGTAAATAGTCAGCGTATTTTTGTAACTGGTGAAGGACGGTCTGGCTTTATGGCTAAATCATTCGCAATGCGGTTGATGCATCTAGGTGCAGATTCCCATGTGATTGGAGAAACGGTCACACCTGCACTTGCTGCGGGCGATCTACTAATTGCTGTATCTGGATCAGGCACAACCAAAGCGGCTGTATGGACCGCAGACAAAGCCAAAGAGTTAGGATGCCATATTGTGGCGGTGACTACCGACGAATCATCGCCACTAGGTACTCTAGCAGATACAATCTTGCATATTCCAGCAGCGACCAAGTATAGACGAGAAGGCGAAGCGCCAAGTATTCAGCCTTTGGGTTCTTTATTTGATCAATGTACACATGTATTACTGGACGCAGTCTGCTTGAATTACGGACAGCTCAAGCAAGTTCAACATGGCGATGTATTTGCCAAACATAGCAATGTCGAATAA
- a CDS encoding polysaccharide deacetylase family protein — protein sequence MKKHWKKYSLALMAVLLVVYVLGVNFPKSSVLAHKICSSWVAAQNELFYYEHHNVLNERNVALAADYVVPTGTADKIPVLMYHYITPQKYNTEPTNNSIVNLEAFEADMKYLHDNGYHTATLQQLEKYVDEEISLPEKTVVISFDDGYQNNIIYAYPILKKYGFHATLFVIGSRIQAKTTVFDPHKTSYVSKEEMEASKDVFEYNSHTYNLHYKTLLHCGDDYAAGMNEASFIADDKIMRSEAGINTPYFAYPFGDFRMQMVYALKESGYRMAFTVHQGFVRPGDDPLTLKRLTVVSNTNIGELLNMDHDPEGTSPVAP from the coding sequence ATGAAAAAGCATTGGAAGAAATACTCACTTGCCCTAATGGCAGTGTTGCTCGTTGTCTATGTTCTAGGGGTTAATTTCCCCAAATCGTCTGTTCTTGCACACAAAATATGTAGCTCCTGGGTAGCCGCTCAAAACGAATTATTTTACTATGAGCATCATAATGTATTAAATGAACGTAATGTCGCACTAGCCGCAGATTATGTTGTTCCTACAGGTACAGCCGATAAAATCCCTGTACTGATGTACCATTATATTACTCCGCAAAAATATAATACTGAACCGACAAACAATTCTATTGTGAATTTGGAAGCTTTTGAAGCAGATATGAAATACTTGCACGATAACGGTTATCACACAGCAACACTACAACAGTTAGAAAAATATGTAGATGAAGAAATATCGTTACCTGAAAAAACAGTGGTGATCTCATTCGATGATGGATATCAAAATAATATTATTTATGCGTATCCTATTCTGAAAAAGTACGGTTTTCATGCCACCCTATTTGTAATTGGTTCACGCATTCAAGCCAAAACAACAGTGTTCGATCCACACAAAACAAGCTATGTGTCCAAAGAAGAAATGGAAGCTTCTAAAGATGTATTTGAGTACAACAGCCATACGTACAACCTGCATTACAAAACATTACTTCACTGTGGCGATGATTATGCCGCAGGTATGAATGAAGCTAGCTTTATCGCTGATGATAAAATTATGCGTTCTGAAGCAGGTATCAATACACCGTATTTTGCTTATCCTTTTGGAGATTTCCGGATGCAAATGGTCTATGCACTTAAAGAGTCAGGTTATCGGATGGCATTCACTGTCCATCAAGGATTTGTCCGACCAGGCGATGATCCGTTAACATTGAAGCGATTAACCGTCGTATCCAATACCAATATCGGAGAATTGCTGAATATGGATCATGATCCTGAAGGCACATCCCCTGTTGCACCTTAA
- the ilvA gene encoding threonine ammonia-lyase IlvA, with protein sequence MTATGEYNPQIVGMEDIVRAHHVLREVIVRTPLQRDNTLSEKYECNIFLKREDMQVVRSFKIRGSYNRIRSLSQAELDKGIVCASAGNHAQGVAFSCYALNIHGKIYMPSTTPNQKVKMVKKFGGKNVEVILVGDTFDDAYEEAMKTCEEQGMAFIHPFDDPKIIAGNGTIGMEIMESLDVPADYIFLTIGGGGLAAGVGQYMHTMSPTTQLIGVEPAGAASMSEAIARNEVVTLGEIDKFIDGAAVKRVGQLTFDICREVLNDVVKVPEGKVCSAILDLYNENAIVAEPAGALPIAALDMYREQIKGKTVVCIISGGNNDIDRMQEIKERSLIYEGLKHYFMINFPQRAGALREFLEKVLGPNDDIARFEYTKKHNKENGPALVGIELSTPEDYGALVERMEAHGIKYTELNRDLNLFNLLI encoded by the coding sequence ATGACAGCAACTGGTGAATATAATCCGCAAATCGTAGGCATGGAAGATATCGTCCGTGCTCATCATGTATTACGCGAAGTAATTGTGCGTACCCCGTTACAGCGAGACAATACATTATCTGAAAAATACGAATGTAATATCTTTTTAAAGCGTGAAGATATGCAAGTCGTTCGTTCATTCAAAATTCGCGGGTCGTATAACCGTATTCGTAGTCTTTCTCAAGCAGAATTGGACAAAGGTATTGTATGTGCTAGTGCAGGTAACCATGCGCAGGGTGTAGCCTTTTCATGTTATGCGCTTAATATTCATGGCAAAATCTATATGCCAAGCACAACACCGAACCAAAAAGTAAAAATGGTGAAAAAGTTCGGAGGTAAAAATGTAGAAGTAATTCTAGTCGGTGATACATTTGACGATGCTTATGAAGAAGCGATGAAAACATGTGAAGAACAAGGTATGGCATTTATTCATCCATTTGATGATCCGAAGATTATTGCCGGTAACGGTACGATCGGGATGGAGATTATGGAAAGTCTAGATGTACCGGCTGATTATATTTTTCTAACGATTGGTGGCGGTGGTCTGGCTGCTGGTGTTGGGCAATATATGCATACGATGAGTCCTACCACTCAATTGATCGGTGTCGAACCAGCAGGTGCGGCGTCTATGAGTGAAGCAATTGCTCGGAATGAAGTCGTCACACTTGGTGAAATTGATAAATTTATTGATGGTGCAGCAGTGAAGCGTGTCGGTCAGCTCACCTTCGATATTTGCCGTGAGGTGTTAAACGATGTCGTGAAAGTGCCAGAAGGTAAAGTGTGTTCGGCGATTCTGGATCTATATAATGAAAATGCGATTGTAGCGGAACCAGCAGGAGCTTTGCCTATTGCGGCGCTTGATATGTACCGCGAGCAGATCAAAGGGAAAACGGTTGTCTGTATTATCAGTGGTGGTAATAACGATATTGATCGTATGCAAGAGATCAAAGAACGCTCACTGATCTATGAAGGATTGAAGCATTACTTTATGATTAATTTCCCACAACGTGCAGGCGCTCTACGTGAATTTTTGGAAAAAGTATTAGGGCCAAATGATGATATCGCTCGCTTTGAATATACCAAAAAACATAATAAAGAAAATGGGCCAGCGTTAGTCGGTATCGAACTTAGTACACCGGAAGATTACGGTGCACTGGTCGAACGAATGGAAGCTCATGGTATTAAATATACAGAGCTTAATCGGGATCTGAATTTGTTCAATTTGCTCATCTGA
- a CDS encoding S8 family serine peptidase, producing the protein MKKYIAIVASSLLTLSLVHTGLVYGEESVPSATGPDQEVVIVYKNAAGKEAAIDQSVEVQHEFKTLPAVSATVSAGELQDLVQDPNIAYIERNVPFQVTDSSDFQVLGSTVNATEQSQWNYQAVQPNQMWDKGYNGSGIKVAVIDSGVAPHSELTIAGGVSTVDYTTSYADDNGHGTHVSGIIAAHSGDGAVTGTAPGVQLYGVKALGADGKGNLQDVLEGIDWAIQNHMDIINMSLGTEYDSQALHDMVDKAYKNGILVVCSAGNSGAGTDTVNYPAQYSSVIAVAAVDKNLNRGDFSSTGPKVEVSAPGVDIVSTYLNGKYAVASGTSQAAPHIAGILAILKQEHPSESIANLRTDLENYTVDLGATGRDNSYGYGFVTFAPKVDKTAPAEVSGLTVSNTTTHSLTLNWQNPADKDFAKVNIYNDAGKFVTSVTQNVYQAEDLSPSTTYSFTLKTVDTTGNESTGKFISGQTLSTPSDSTPIVESKPVVPAPTAVVNPTPAVTVPVVTTPAPTNLVAAVPSGGGGGGGGGGGGGGIPRQPSTPSTSVTAPVAAPTPTPTQQATQQLNTAKTSGKAADWLKAKFDGKNVTDANFQKQLAQIKQSMGIKDLPSKAQLSPSIPVSISLQVALKNKQYKYIDPSSITADHVTVLNSNGEVVTNVNLSVKWNRIFITPTASGFAKNETYNIIIEKGIQAKPSANSDQQVTSTTPLILQFTTR; encoded by the coding sequence ATGAAAAAATATATTGCTATCGTAGCTTCTTCGTTGCTTACATTATCTCTAGTTCATACCGGCTTAGTATACGGGGAAGAATCAGTTCCTTCTGCAACAGGGCCAGATCAAGAAGTCGTGATTGTCTACAAAAATGCAGCAGGTAAAGAAGCAGCTATCGATCAAAGTGTAGAAGTACAGCATGAATTTAAAACATTGCCTGCGGTTTCTGCGACTGTCAGTGCAGGTGAATTACAAGACCTTGTGCAAGATCCTAATATTGCTTATATCGAACGTAATGTTCCTTTTCAAGTCACCGATTCATCCGATTTTCAAGTGTTAGGTTCGACAGTCAATGCCACCGAACAATCACAATGGAATTATCAAGCAGTACAGCCTAACCAAATGTGGGATAAAGGATATAACGGATCAGGCATCAAAGTTGCTGTGATTGATTCTGGTGTAGCTCCTCATAGTGAGCTCACTATTGCTGGTGGTGTATCGACTGTAGATTATACAACATCTTATGCAGACGATAATGGACATGGTACTCATGTCAGCGGAATTATTGCAGCTCATAGCGGCGATGGTGCTGTAACAGGAACAGCTCCTGGAGTGCAATTATACGGTGTCAAAGCATTGGGCGCAGATGGTAAAGGAAATTTGCAAGATGTATTAGAAGGTATAGATTGGGCGATCCAAAATCATATGGATATTATCAATATGTCTTTGGGAACCGAATATGATTCACAAGCATTGCACGATATGGTCGACAAAGCATATAAAAATGGAATTTTGGTTGTATGTTCTGCGGGAAATAGTGGAGCAGGCACAGATACAGTCAATTATCCTGCACAATACAGTAGTGTAATCGCTGTTGCAGCAGTAGACAAAAATTTAAATCGTGGTGACTTTTCATCTACAGGTCCCAAAGTAGAGGTCTCTGCACCTGGGGTTGATATTGTGTCTACGTATCTTAATGGCAAATATGCTGTAGCTAGCGGTACATCTCAAGCAGCTCCTCATATTGCAGGTATACTAGCGATTTTAAAACAAGAACATCCTTCCGAATCCATAGCGAATCTACGTACCGATTTGGAAAATTATACAGTCGATCTAGGAGCAACAGGAAGAGATAATTCATACGGATATGGATTTGTTACATTCGCTCCTAAAGTAGACAAAACAGCTCCAGCAGAAGTGAGTGGCTTAACTGTAAGTAACACAACTACTCACTCTTTAACATTGAATTGGCAAAACCCGGCAGACAAAGATTTTGCAAAAGTAAATATCTACAATGATGCAGGCAAATTCGTAACTTCTGTTACTCAAAATGTATATCAAGCAGAAGATTTATCTCCATCGACAACGTACTCATTTACATTAAAAACAGTAGATACAACAGGTAATGAATCAACAGGCAAATTTATCTCCGGTCAGACACTATCTACACCTAGTGATTCTACACCGATCGTTGAAAGTAAGCCTGTCGTTCCAGCACCAACAGCTGTCGTGAATCCAACACCAGCCGTAACTGTACCCGTCGTGACCACACCAGCACCTACTAATCTGGTAGCGGCTGTTCCATCAGGTGGTGGGGGCGGAGGAGGCGGCGGTGGTGGAGGTGGCGGTATTCCACGCCAACCATCTACACCGAGTACAAGTGTTACTGCCCCTGTGGCTGCTCCAACACCAACACCGACTCAACAAGCAACACAACAACTGAATACAGCCAAAACATCAGGTAAAGCCGCAGACTGGTTAAAAGCCAAATTTGATGGCAAAAACGTAACAGATGCTAATTTCCAGAAGCAATTAGCACAAATCAAACAGTCTATGGGTATTAAAGACTTGCCAAGCAAAGCACAATTATCTCCTTCGATTCCGGTAAGTATCAGCTTGCAAGTTGCACTCAAAAATAAACAATATAAATATATCGATCCTTCTTCGATTACAGCCGATCATGTCACCGTGCTTAACAGTAACGGAGAAGTAGTCACCAATGTGAATCTATCTGTTAAATGGAATCGTATCTTTATCACACCAACAGCTAGTGGATTTGCCAAAAATGAAACGTATAATATCATTATCGAAAAAGGCATCCAGGCGAAGCCATCAGCGAATAGTGATCAACAAGTCACATCGACCACTCCACTAATCTTGCAATTTACAACACGTTAA
- a CDS encoding nucleoside hydrolase, which produces MKSVILDVDTGIDDSLALAYAAHSPELDILGVTTVFGNITVEEATRNTLVVLDKLEREEIPVYAGESKPMSREYTKPFARHIHGEDGIGNQYREPSERQAETMSASDFIVQQIMASPGKVTVVAVGPLTNIAKAIQTNPEIVHTIERLVIMGGAVTVPGNVTPYAEANIYSDPDAAALVLTSGMPITLVGLDVTMKTLLTGVHLDEWRRENSSLSVFLADMTEFYMGAYNEIVTGGKGCALHDPLAVGVAIDPTIVRTTSYAVHVECTEQDTLGNTTGKHDTLLPHIDVALDVDSSRFLNHFLSRIV; this is translated from the coding sequence ATGAAATCAGTTATTTTAGATGTAGATACAGGGATCGATGATTCATTAGCGCTAGCCTATGCGGCTCATTCACCTGAATTGGATATTTTGGGAGTGACGACGGTATTCGGCAATATTACAGTAGAAGAAGCAACACGTAATACACTGGTAGTGCTCGACAAATTAGAGCGTGAAGAAATTCCAGTCTATGCCGGAGAAAGCAAGCCGATGAGTCGAGAATATACGAAGCCATTTGCCCGTCATATTCATGGAGAAGATGGTATTGGCAATCAGTATCGGGAACCGTCTGAGCGTCAAGCAGAGACGATGAGTGCATCTGACTTTATCGTTCAGCAAATTATGGCTTCTCCTGGAAAAGTGACTGTGGTTGCTGTAGGCCCTCTAACCAATATCGCCAAAGCTATTCAGACCAATCCAGAGATCGTACATACTATTGAACGATTAGTAATCATGGGAGGAGCGGTAACGGTACCGGGGAATGTCACTCCATATGCGGAAGCCAATATTTATTCCGACCCTGATGCCGCGGCGCTTGTGTTAACCTCTGGCATGCCGATTACATTGGTTGGACTGGATGTCACGATGAAAACATTGTTAACCGGTGTTCATCTGGATGAGTGGAGACGGGAAAACAGTTCGTTATCTGTTTTTTTAGCAGATATGACTGAATTTTATATGGGTGCATACAATGAGATTGTAACAGGTGGTAAAGGTTGTGCTCTACATGATCCATTAGCTGTCGGCGTAGCGATTGATCCAACGATCGTGCGCACAACCTCATATGCAGTACATGTAGAATGTACAGAACAAGATACACTAGGAAATACAACAGGCAAACACGATACTTTATTACCGCATATTGATGTTGCTTTAGATGTAGATTCTTCACGTTTTTTAAATCATTTTTTAAGTCGAATTGTGTAA
- a CDS encoding S-layer homology domain-containing protein → MKIKSVFQIGLTLCLVVSLFGTMFATKAQAADGLPFSDISNNYWAKNTIQWGYEAGLVNGYKDGQFKPNKTVSEAEFLAMLIRTFEPEVTSSKTGNWANPYYVRAKALNYPVSSYTNASTRNQILTRTQVAELISSAEGVNYSGNNAIQYMLSLGLANGSDASQVSIASFKGSKALTRAEALQFIKNFADYGVGGLLDRPTEPSNPADLPALPTAN, encoded by the coding sequence ATGAAAATAAAATCAGTATTTCAGATTGGACTTACGCTTTGTCTGGTAGTGTCTTTGTTCGGCACTATGTTTGCTACTAAAGCACAAGCGGCAGATGGACTTCCTTTTTCAGATATTTCCAATAATTACTGGGCAAAAAATACGATTCAATGGGGTTATGAAGCTGGCTTAGTCAATGGATACAAAGACGGCCAATTCAAACCGAACAAAACAGTTAGTGAAGCCGAATTTTTGGCGATGTTGATTCGTACGTTTGAACCCGAAGTAACCAGTAGCAAAACAGGCAATTGGGCGAATCCTTATTATGTTCGTGCCAAAGCTTTGAATTATCCGGTGAGCAGTTATACCAATGCATCGACTCGTAATCAAATTTTAACCCGTACTCAAGTGGCTGAATTAATCTCTTCTGCGGAAGGTGTCAATTACAGCGGTAATAATGCGATTCAATATATGTTATCTTTGGGTCTGGCTAACGGTAGTGATGCTTCTCAAGTATCGATCGCTTCATTCAAAGGAAGTAAAGCCTTAACTCGTGCCGAAGCATTGCAGTTTATCAAAAACTTTGCAGATTATGGAGTAGGCGGTTTGCTTGATCGTCCAACTGAACCTTCAAATCCAGCCGACCTTCCTGCATTGCCGACAGCCAATTAA
- a CDS encoding DUF5316 family protein: protein MKKSGLLLGSGVLFLGLLYLIHFLLPYDFNDILRVVTIILIIATLALSGTMVSGDRMRANQAIDPSSRDRNMVNSWSMLLFSLPVYVVMIVSYLWG, encoded by the coding sequence ATGAAAAAATCAGGTTTGCTGTTAGGATCGGGCGTTCTTTTTCTAGGATTACTGTATTTGATTCATTTTCTATTACCCTACGACTTTAATGATATTCTTAGAGTCGTCACCATCATTTTAATTATTGCTACACTAGCTCTTTCAGGTACAATGGTCAGTGGAGATCGGATGCGTGCGAATCAAGCGATCGATCCGAGTTCCAGAGATCGCAATATGGTGAACTCATGGAGTATGTTGTTGTTCAGTTTACCAGTCTATGTGGTAATGATCGTCTCGTATCTTTGGGGATAA
- a CDS encoding amino acid ABC transporter substrate-binding protein/permease, whose amino-acid sequence MKKSRVMWLVMALLLFFGVSTGSFATTAQAQEGKTYQIATDITFAPFEFQNSKGQFVGIDMDLMAAIAKDQNFSYEIKPLGFNAAVQALQSNQVDGVIAGMSITDERKQTFDFSKPYFDSGVVMAVKQDNDTVKTYEDLRGKRVAVKTGTEGYTFADSIKDKYGFTMVPFDDSSQMYDDVKTGNSVACFDDYPVLAYGVTQNTGLKLVTEKEPGGSYGFAVSKGQNQELLQKFNAGLANLRSNGEYDKILEKYLGKDGKGVVTEKLSRWELIQQSFPYLVNGLLKTLLYTIVSLFFAFILGLIFGFMKVSHNRILRGIATVFVDVFRGVPLLVLAFFIYFGIPGALGFTMPLFVASILALSLNAGAYVTEIIRGGIQSIDRGQMEAARSLGLPYRTAMIKIIIPQAVKLMIPSFINQLVITLKDTSILSAIGLVELTQSGKIVIARTLDSFTIWLMVALMYLIVITILTKISNHIERKVSNG is encoded by the coding sequence ATGAAGAAATCTAGGGTAATGTGGTTAGTAATGGCTCTCCTTCTTTTCTTTGGAGTATCTACAGGAAGCTTTGCCACAACTGCACAAGCACAGGAAGGCAAAACTTATCAAATTGCTACAGATATTACTTTTGCTCCTTTCGAATTCCAAAATTCAAAGGGACAATTTGTAGGAATTGATATGGATCTTATGGCAGCAATCGCCAAAGACCAGAACTTTAGTTATGAAATTAAACCTCTAGGATTTAATGCTGCTGTTCAAGCACTTCAATCTAATCAGGTTGATGGTGTTATTGCAGGTATGAGCATCACCGATGAGCGCAAACAAACATTTGATTTCTCCAAGCCTTATTTTGATTCTGGTGTAGTCATGGCTGTTAAACAAGATAATGACACTGTAAAAACGTATGAAGATTTGCGTGGCAAACGTGTAGCTGTTAAAACAGGAACAGAAGGCTATACTTTTGCTGATTCGATTAAAGATAAGTATGGATTTACTATGGTTCCATTCGATGATTCTTCACAAATGTACGATGATGTAAAAACAGGAAATTCAGTAGCTTGTTTTGATGATTATCCTGTTTTGGCGTATGGTGTTACACAAAATACAGGACTTAAATTAGTTACTGAAAAAGAACCGGGTGGTTCTTATGGATTTGCTGTAAGCAAGGGACAAAATCAAGAACTATTACAAAAGTTTAATGCTGGTCTTGCAAATCTTCGTAGTAATGGAGAATACGATAAGATTTTAGAAAAATATTTAGGTAAAGACGGTAAAGGCGTAGTTACAGAGAAATTAAGTCGGTGGGAATTAATTCAACAATCTTTCCCTTATCTAGTAAATGGCTTATTAAAAACTCTACTTTACACTATTGTTTCTTTATTCTTTGCGTTTATTTTAGGTCTAATCTTTGGATTTATGAAAGTTAGTCATAATCGTATTTTAAGAGGTATTGCAACAGTATTTGTTGATGTATTCCGCGGAGTTCCATTGTTGGTATTAGCATTCTTTATTTATTTTGGTATTCCAGGAGCTTTAGGATTTACAATGCCATTGTTCGTTGCTTCCATTTTGGCATTAAGTCTGAATGCAGGGGCATATGTAACTGAAATTATTCGTGGTGGTATTCAATCAATTGATCGTGGACAAATGGAAGCTGCTCGTTCACTAGGGCTACCTTATCGTACAGCCATGATCAAAATTATTATTCCACAAGCTGTTAAATTAATGATTCCTTCTTTCATTAATCAGTTAGTTATTACATTGAAAGATACATCAATTTTATCTGCAATCGGTTTAGTTGAATTGACTCAATCCGGTAAAATCGTTATTGCTCGTACACTGGATTCATTTACAATCTGGTTAATGGTTGCTCTAATGTACCTGATCGTGATTACCATTCTTACTAAAATCTCTAACCACATCGAAAGGAAGGTCAGCAATGGATAA
- a CDS encoding amino acid ABC transporter ATP-binding protein → MDKIKVTGLKKSFGSNHVLKGIDLEVKEGEVVCVIGPSGSGKSTFLRCINRLEDITAGTVIVDDHNINDKQTDINKVRENIGMVFQHFNLFPHMSVIKNIMLAPTELKKSSPAEARKIALQLLDRVGLADKADALPNQLSGGQKQRVAIARALAMNPDVMLFDEPTSALDPEMVGEVLGVMNSLAKEGMTMMIVTHEMGFAREVADRVIFMDGGYVVEDGTPEEVFGNPQHERTISFLEKVL, encoded by the coding sequence ATGGATAAAATTAAAGTTACCGGTCTGAAAAAAAGCTTTGGTTCCAATCATGTACTGAAAGGTATCGATCTGGAAGTTAAAGAAGGCGAAGTGGTATGTGTTATTGGTCCATCCGGTTCTGGTAAAAGTACCTTCCTTCGTTGTATTAATCGTCTGGAAGATATTACAGCAGGTACCGTTATTGTCGATGATCACAATATCAATGACAAACAAACCGATATCAACAAAGTACGCGAAAATATCGGAATGGTATTCCAGCACTTTAACCTTTTTCCGCATATGAGTGTTATCAAAAATATTATGTTAGCTCCAACTGAACTAAAAAAATCTTCGCCCGCAGAAGCTCGTAAAATTGCGCTTCAACTGTTAGATCGTGTCGGTCTTGCAGATAAAGCAGATGCTCTACCTAACCAATTATCGGGTGGACAAAAGCAACGTGTCGCAATAGCGCGTGCACTGGCTATGAATCCAGATGTGATGTTATTCGATGAACCGACTTCTGCACTTGACCCTGAAATGGTTGGTGAAGTATTGGGTGTTATGAATTCCCTTGCTAAAGAAGGAATGACCATGATGATCGTAACTCACGAAATGGGCTTTGCTCGCGAAGTGGCGGATCGTGTAATCTTTATGGATGGCGGTTATGTTGTCGAAGATGGTACGCCTGAAGAAGTATTTGGTAACCCTCAGCATGAACGTACGATTAGCTTTTTAGAAAAAGTACTTTAA
- a CDS encoding putative quinol monooxygenase, whose amino-acid sequence MLVIHAEILIQPEHVETFLQLADPFVSASQAEAGNIRYTLMVDLHQSNLFTMVEEWESQEALTAHEQSAHFLKHINDTKDMAAAPLNVKVYEVMQLPVV is encoded by the coding sequence ATGTTAGTAATTCATGCTGAAATATTGATTCAACCAGAACACGTAGAAACTTTTCTACAACTTGCTGATCCTTTTGTGAGTGCTTCACAAGCAGAAGCAGGCAATATTCGTTATACACTGATGGTGGATTTACATCAATCCAACCTATTTACCATGGTTGAAGAATGGGAAAGCCAAGAAGCGCTTACCGCCCACGAACAAAGTGCTCATTTTCTGAAGCATATCAATGATACAAAAGATATGGCGGCTGCACCTTTGAACGTTAAAGTATATGAAGTGATGCAGTTGCCTGTAGTTTAA
- a CDS encoding putative quinol monooxygenase: MFVIHANITIKPDRVEEFLVEAEGLVSASQAEAGNIRYTLMRDLHQPNLFTMVEEWKDEQAVQEHNASAHFQKFVKDMQEFAGAPLDAKLFNATEVPRG, encoded by the coding sequence ATGTTTGTTATTCATGCTAATATCACGATTAAACCTGACAGAGTAGAAGAATTTTTAGTAGAAGCAGAAGGTTTGGTTAGTGCTTCTCAAGCAGAAGCAGGTAATATCCGTTACACACTAATGCGTGATCTTCACCAACCGAACTTGTTCACAATGGTTGAAGAATGGAAAGACGAGCAAGCGGTACAAGAACACAACGCAAGCGCTCATTTCCAAAAATTCGTTAAAGATATGCAAGAATTTGCAGGTGCACCTTTGGATGCAAAACTGTTCAACGCAACAGAAGTACCAAGAGGTTAA